Proteins found in one Ptychodera flava strain L36383 chromosome 16, AS_Pfla_20210202, whole genome shotgun sequence genomic segment:
- the LOC139152823 gene encoding 26S proteasome regulatory subunit 10B, whose protein sequence is MADPREKAIQDYRKKLLEHKELDARLKEMREQLKELTKAYDKSENDLKALQSVGQIVGEVLKQLTEEKFIVKATNGPRYVVGCRRGVDKIKLKPGTRVALDMTTLTIMRYLPREVDPLVYNMSHEDPGNVSYSEVGGLSEQIRELREVIELPLMNPELFQRVGITPPKGCLLYGPPGTGKTLLARAVASQLDCNFLKVVSSAIVDKYIGESARLIREMFGYARDHQPCIIFMDEIDAIGGRRFSEGTSADREIQRTLMELLNQMDGFDTLGKVKMIMATNRPDTLDPALLRPGRLDRKIEIPIPNEQARMDILKIHAGPITKHGDIDFEAVVKLSDGFNGADLRNVCTEAGMYAIRAEREYVIEEDFMKAVRKVGDNKKLESKLDYKPV, encoded by the exons ATGGCCGACCCACGAGAAAAAGCGATACAGGATTACAGAAAGAAGTTGCTTGAACACAAGGAATTAGATGCTAGACTCAAAGAAA TGCGAGAGCAGCTCAAAGAGCTGACCAAGGCATATGACAAATCAGAGAATGATCTAAAAGCTCTTCAGAGTGTAGGACAG ATTGTTGGTGAAGTGTTGAAACAGCTTACAGAAGAAAAAT TTATCGTGAAAGCCACAAATGGACCAAGATATGTAGTTGGTTGTCGTAGAGGTGTTGACAAAATCAAGTTAAAGCCAGGTACCAGAGTAGCACTAGATATGACCACACTAACGATAATGAGGTACCTACCCAGAGAAGTGGATCCATTGGTTTACAACATGTCACATGAAGACCCAGGAAATGTATCCTACTCAGAAGTTGGTGGTCTTTCAGAACAAATCAGAGAACTCAGAGAG GTAATAGAGTTACCACTGATGAATCCAGAGCTGTTCCAGCGTGTTGGCATTACCCCTCCAAAAGGATGTCTTTTATATGGGCCTCCAG GTACTGGTAAAACACTTTTAGCCAGGGCTGTTGCAAGTCAGCTAGATTGTAACTTCTTAAAG GTTGTGTCAAGTGCTATTGTTGATAAGTACATTGGTGAAAGTGCCAGGCTAATCCGTGAAATGTTTGGCTATGCCAGAGATCACCAGCCATGTATAATCTTCATGGATGAGATTGATGCCATTGGAGGAAGGAGATTTTCAGAAGGCACATCGGCTGATAGAGAAATTCAAAGAACACTCATGGAA CTGTTGAATCAGATGGATGGTTTCGACACACTGGGTAAAGTCAAAATGATCATGGCAACAAACAGACCAGACACACTGGATCCAGCATTGTTGAGACCAGGCAGATTAGACAGGAAAATTG AGATTCCCATCCCAAATGAACAAGCTAGAATGGATATTTTAAAGATTCATGCAGGACCAATAACAAAACATGGTGATATAG ACTTTGAAGCTGTAGTTAAACTGTCTGATGGTTTTAACGGAGCTGATCTCAGGAATGTATGCACAGAAGCTG GTATGTATGCAATTCGTGCTGAGAGAGAGTATGTTATAGAGGAAGATTTCATGAAAGCAGTGCGTAAAGTAGGAGATAACAAAAAATTGGAGTCCAAATTAGACTACAAGCCAGTGTAA